The nucleotide window GTTGGTGTCGCACTCCGTATGGAGTGCGTGGATTGAAATCCTACTCCACGTTGAAATATTGGTTTGGTCATTTAGAATCGGTGAAGTGAGGGGGAATTATAGGTAAGATTCTTTTAGGTTATGCCTCTCTGCAAATGCATCTAGCCCTTGGCTGTCGATAAAGTGATATATTTAATATAAATGGACTATTTACAAAATATGGAGTCCTCTATTCCTATTAATCGATTATAATGAACATACTATAATAAATAGGGAGGATTTACCTTGGGATATCGCGAGAATGATGTGGATCGTTATTATAACGACACACTTCCACCACCACCTTATGTAGCACCAGCCAAGACCAATAGCAAGTCGATTGTATCACTAGTTTTGGGGATTCTGTCCCTTACCATTCCTTACTTGGGATTCTTAATCGGAATCGTCGCTATCATATTTGCATCTTTAGCTTTCAAAGAAATCAGAAGTCGTATGGAGCAAGGAAAAGGATTAGCCATTGCTGGTTTGGTATGTGGAATCATAGGCACAGCAATTTATACAGTCCTTATTGTGCTCTTTCTATTTGTTACCATGATTTTTGTTGGCGCTGATTCTTACTCTACATACTAAGAATATAAAGTTAGCAAACTTAGATTGTATCTCAAATTAAAAAAGCAAAGGCGTACCTTAGCCAACACCTCTGTTGTCCATAAGAGGGGGGCTTAGATACACGCCTTTGCTTTTTATATTACGAATTTACAGGTGAAGTGCGACTTCACTGCTTACGTTATCGTTCTCTGTGGTGCGATGTATCAGGAAATACGTTAAGGTTCCTCCGAGACCGATCACAGCGAAAATGCATAGAATGCCGATCTGATCCCAAGCTACACCGAACTGTCCGCTTGAGATGACTGCTTTATATCCCGTTACTGAATAGGTCATAGGCAGCCATGGGTTGAATACTTTCAGCCAATTCGGAATCAGTTCGAGCGGGAAGGTGCCCGCGCTGGTAGTAAGCTGGAAGATCAGCATCAGAATCGCAAGGAATCGTCCCGGATTCTCCAGCCAAGTCACCAGCGCCTGAATAATGTACATGAAGCTTAGACTGGTAACAAAGCTGAACAAGAGGAATAATGGAACGCTCTGAACATTCAGACCCAAGCCATACAAGACCAGCCATGAAGCAAGCAGGGACTGTACAGCACTCATCAGCGTGAAAGCCAGCGTTTTACTCACAAAACGATTCCAGCCACTTGCTTCGCTAACTGTGCTGCCACGTGTGGGTACAACCAGTGTGGCAATCAATGCGCCGACAAACAGCCCGAGTGACAGGAAGTATGGCGAGAATCCTGTACCGTAGTTAGGTACCTCATTATATTTATGTTCATCGACCTGAACAGGCTCTGCATACATGGTTACCAGTTCATCCGTTTTTTTCACACTACCCGTCTGCTCAGCCGCTTCATTCAGCTTGGTGGCAAGTTCGCCAGAGCCGTCTGTTAGCTTCAGCGTGCCTTCTTTTAACTGACCAGCACCGTCATCCAGCTTATGTGAGCTATCTGCAAGGGTTGAGATTCCGTCTGTAAGTTGGCTTACACCCGCAACCAACTTGCCTGCACCAGCATTCAATTGACCTGAACCATCCGCAAGTTTGGCTCCTCCAGCGGCTGCCTCAGATAATTTGGAATTGAATTGTTTTAGACCAGTCGCAAGCTTTTCTTGTCCTGCGGATAATTGCGTAGCTCCTTGTACCAGTTGTTGTTGACCCTGTACCAACTGGCTGCTGCCTTGATGCAGTTGTTGCTGTGCAGCATACAGGTTTTGACTGCCTGCGACCAATTGCTGCCCGCCCTGATACACTTGTTCGCTGCCAGCGGCAACTGCCTGACTTGCTACCAGGAGCTGCTGCACAGCTGGACTTGCGGCAAGCTCGGGACTCGCTTCGGCCAATTGAGCAAGACCTTGTGCAACGGCCTTAGCACCCTCGCTAACTTTGCCACTGCCCTCAACAGAACTTTGCAGCCCAGTAGTCAGCTTTGCACTGCCTTCCTCGGAAGCCGCCAGTCCTGCATCCAGCTTGGCTGCGCCTTCCTGAGCAGATTGAAGGCCAGCCTGTAGCTGTTTGCCGCCTGTTTCAGCCTGGGTTGCTCCATCACCCAGCTTCGTGCCTGCTGCCGCCAATTGGGACAATCCATCGGACAGGGCACTGGCGCCAGTATGAAGATCATCTGTGCCTTGGGCGAGAGTGGACGTACCTTGTTTTAATGTAACTACGCCCGTTTCGAGCTTGTCGGTGCCTGCTGCCAGTTTGGACAGGTTCTCTTTTAATGTAGCAGCACCCTCATCCAGCGTGATCGCACCATCATGAATCTGACCTGCGCCATCCCCGGCATCCGCCAAACCAACAGAGATTTTTTCAACCTGATCCAATAACGTTTCGGTATACGATTCTGTGACTTTGGCAGCGACTTTGGAGCGAATTTGTTTGACCGCCGTGCCGCCAATCTGACCCGCGAGGAAGTTGTATCCTTCATTGGGTTCGTAGATCAGGTCGGCCGGCTCGGGGTGCTCATCCATCAGGGTTGTTGCTTTGGTGGAAAAGTCCTCCGGAATCACAATTGTCATATAATACGTGTTGTCTTGCATACCTTGTTCTGCTTGTTCACGAGTCACGAATTGCCAGTTGAAATCATCACTTTTTTTCAATTCATCGACGAGATTCTGACCGACCTCCAGTGATTTGTCATTGTAGACTGCGCCCTGATCCGTGTTGACCACGGCTACAGGTAACTCATTCATTTTGCCATAGGGGTCCCAGAATGCGTTCAGGAACAGGCCACTATACAGCACCGGAATGAACAGTACAACGAGAATCGGAATAAATACTTTTGGTTTCTTGAAGGCGGACTTCAGATCCTGCCCAAATACGTGGAATGATTTCATCATGTTCTCTCCCTATCCTTACGCTAATCCGTTTGTTCTATCTCTATTATGTGTTGAATCTAGTGGCATGCCTTTCTTCTATGTGGTGGATAAGCCATTCTTGAGAAAGAGGCCCACAAAATCCTTAATCTGATCCTTGTGCAGCGTAGGATGCGCTTTGTTCCAATCCGAGGTTAAGGTGACATACAGCTTCAGCAGGACAAAAGAAACCAGCTTGGAATCATCCCTGCGAATCTGCTCCAACTCCATGGCACGGCTGACCTGACGCTCCAGATATTCGAGAATGGCTGTCTCCACTTTCTGCAGACCTTCCTTGGCTTGCGGCGTACCGAACTCGTTGACCTCCTGAAAGAGCTTGATCAACAGCTCATGTTCCTCCCGGTACTCCAGCAAAGAATCCATACTCATATGCACGTTATCCAGAAAGGAGTTCTCTTCCTTCACTGTCTGCTCTGTAATCTGTCTCATATCCGCAATGATCGAGCGCAGAATCTCGCTGAACAGTTCTTCTTTATTTTCGAAAAAAGTATAGATCGTTCCCTTGCCCACATTGGCAAGTCTCGCAACCTGCTCCATCGTTGTAGCTTTGTAGCCAAATAGAGCAAAGGATTTCTCGGCAGAATCCATCACCTGTTGCCTTCGATCTATCGTTTTCATGGCGCAAACACCTCCTTGTAGGTTAGAAAGCATAAAAGGTAAGGTAAACTTTCGATTGACCGTTTTACTATTATGGTCAGTTGGTCGTTGATAACTGTAGCACTTGGACAGGGGAGGTGGATGTGATCTTTGTCATAAACGTATGTAACAGGTGCGAATAGGATGCTCACATGAAAACCCTGGGGGATTCGCACCTCAGAATTTGTCGAAATGGGCAAAATTGTTACCTTAAGGCAACACGTAGGCATATTTTGATTGAATAATGATATGGAAAGCCATAGAATAATAGTGGAAAAACGTGTTGTTAATGGCTCAGGTTGTTGAGATACGTGTTTTTTCGCTGTCGCACTCCGTATGGAGTGCGTGGATTGAAATTGCTGAGAAACTTGGGGCGGCAATGGATAGTGAAAGTCGCACTCCGTATGGAGTGCGTGGATTGAAATCCTGAGGCTGTGCTGCCCGTTCCCATAATACCCGGTCGCACTCCGTATGGAGTGCGTGGATTGAAATATACCTTGCGGAACCTGAATCTGAATGGAACCATGTCGCACTCCGTATGGAGTGCGTGGATTGAAATCGTAAAGTTTCCCTCTCTAAATCGTTCAGCAAGTCGTCGCACTCCGTATGGAGTGCGTGGATTGAAATATTTGTTCGGACACAGATCGTACCGTCTGACGTGCGTCGCACTCCGTATGGAGTGCGTGGATTGAAATTTCAACCTGAGCTTTAACCTTATATACCGGTTCCAGGTCGCACTCCGTATGGAGTGCGTGGATTG belongs to Paenibacillus sp. FSL H8-0079 and includes:
- a CDS encoding DUF4190 domain-containing protein, whose translation is MGYRENDVDRYYNDTLPPPPYVAPAKTNSKSIVSLVLGILSLTIPYLGFLIGIVAIIFASLAFKEIRSRMEQGKGLAIAGLVCGIIGTAIYTVLIVLFLFVTMIFVGADSYSTY
- a CDS encoding TetR/AcrR family transcriptional regulator, giving the protein MKTIDRRQQVMDSAEKSFALFGYKATTMEQVARLANVGKGTIYTFFENKEELFSEILRSIIADMRQITEQTVKEENSFLDNVHMSMDSLLEYREEHELLIKLFQEVNEFGTPQAKEGLQKVETAILEYLERQVSRAMELEQIRRDDSKLVSFVLLKLYVTLTSDWNKAHPTLHKDQIKDFVGLFLKNGLSTT
- a CDS encoding YhgE/Pip domain-containing protein, with product MKSFHVFGQDLKSAFKKPKVFIPILVVLFIPVLYSGLFLNAFWDPYGKMNELPVAVVNTDQGAVYNDKSLEVGQNLVDELKKSDDFNWQFVTREQAEQGMQDNTYYMTIVIPEDFSTKATTLMDEHPEPADLIYEPNEGYNFLAGQIGGTAVKQIRSKVAAKVTESYTETLLDQVEKISVGLADAGDGAGQIHDGAITLDEGAATLKENLSKLAAGTDKLETGVVTLKQGTSTLAQGTDDLHTGASALSDGLSQLAAAGTKLGDGATQAETGGKQLQAGLQSAQEGAAKLDAGLAASEEGSAKLTTGLQSSVEGSGKVSEGAKAVAQGLAQLAEASPELAASPAVQQLLVASQAVAAGSEQVYQGGQQLVAGSQNLYAAQQQLHQGSSQLVQGQQQLVQGATQLSAGQEKLATGLKQFNSKLSEAAAGGAKLADGSGQLNAGAGKLVAGVSQLTDGISTLADSSHKLDDGAGQLKEGTLKLTDGSGELATKLNEAAEQTGSVKKTDELVTMYAEPVQVDEHKYNEVPNYGTGFSPYFLSLGLFVGALIATLVVPTRGSTVSEASGWNRFVSKTLAFTLMSAVQSLLASWLVLYGLGLNVQSVPLFLLFSFVTSLSFMYIIQALVTWLENPGRFLAILMLIFQLTTSAGTFPLELIPNWLKVFNPWLPMTYSVTGYKAVISSGQFGVAWDQIGILCIFAVIGLGGTLTYFLIHRTTENDNVSSEVALHL